Proteins found in one Magnolia sinica isolate HGM2019 chromosome 5, MsV1, whole genome shotgun sequence genomic segment:
- the LOC131245454 gene encoding putative germin-like protein 2-1, with protein MATGFLLLTFLAFSFSFAAASDPSPLQDFCVALKNSEVLVNGFVCKDPKEVQADDFFFSGLDKPGNTDNKVGSDVTPVNVAQIPGLNTLGVSLARIDYAPYGLNPPHTHPRATEILTVLEGTLYVGFVTSNTENRFIAKTLHKGDVFVFPEGLIHFQQNIGHTNAIAIVGFGSQNPGTITIANAVFGSNPPISDDVLAKAFQVDKKIIDYLQSQFAVKH; from the exons ATGGCCACTGGCTTTCTTCTCCTAACATTCCTTGCTTTTAGTTTCTCATTTGCCGCTGCATCCGATCCCAGCCCTTTACAGGATTTCTGCGTTGCTTTGAAAAACAGCGAAG TGTTGGTGAATGGATTTGTATGCAAGGACCCAAAGGAAGTTCAAGCTGATGATTTCTTCTTCTCGGGACTGGACAAACCAGGCAACACGGATAACAAGGTTGGGTCCGATGTGACCCCAGTAAATGTAGCCCAGATACCAGGACTCAACACCCTCGGCGTCTCCTTGGCTCGGATAGATTACGCGCCCTATGGTCTCAATCCACCCCACACACACCCGCGGGCCACAGAGATCCTAACAGTATTGGAGGGCACCCTCTATGTCGGATTCGTCACTTCCAACACTGAAAATCGCTTCATAGCAAAGACCCTTCATAAAGGTGATGTGTTTGTCTTCCCAGAAGGCCTCATTCACTTCCAGCAAAACATCGGccacaccaatgccatagccatTGTAGGATTTGGCAGCCAGAACCCTGGAACCATCACCATTGCAAATGCTGTGTTTGGATCAAATCCGCCCATCTCAGATGATGTTCTTGCCAAGGCATTCCAAGTTGACAAGAAAATAATTGATTATCTCCAATCGCAGTTTGCAGTGAAACACTAG